The following are encoded in a window of Sinomonas cyclohexanicum genomic DNA:
- a CDS encoding ABC transporter permease, translating to MSAATLPRRVWQQGKYETLTMLRNGEQLTLMIVLPLFALVGLTLTPVLDGLGPSRIDVAAPGVLALCTMSVGFTGQGIATGFDRRYGVLRFLSTTPLGRGGLIAGKVVAVLVVLAVQIVVIGGVALTLGWRPGLAGILLGVPLLALGAAAFTALGLLIAGTARPEATLAVTNLAWILLGVLGGIVMPTQRIPALAPVVGFLPSGALGDAVRSAFLEGTLNVPAAVVLVLWTVLAGVAAIRWFRWS from the coding sequence ATGAGCGCGGCGACACTCCCCCGGCGGGTCTGGCAGCAGGGCAAGTACGAGACCCTCACGATGCTCCGCAACGGCGAGCAGCTCACGCTGATGATCGTCCTTCCCCTGTTCGCCCTCGTCGGGCTCACGCTGACCCCCGTGCTGGACGGCCTGGGACCGAGCCGGATCGACGTCGCGGCCCCGGGTGTGCTCGCGCTGTGCACCATGAGCGTCGGGTTCACCGGCCAGGGCATCGCCACCGGCTTCGACCGCCGCTACGGCGTGCTGCGCTTCCTCTCGACCACCCCGCTCGGACGCGGCGGCCTCATCGCGGGGAAGGTGGTCGCGGTCCTCGTGGTGCTCGCCGTCCAGATCGTCGTGATCGGCGGCGTCGCCCTGACGCTCGGCTGGCGGCCCGGCCTCGCCGGAATCCTCCTCGGCGTGCCGCTCCTCGCGCTCGGCGCCGCCGCGTTCACGGCCCTGGGGCTGCTCATCGCCGGCACCGCACGCCCCGAGGCGACGCTCGCGGTCACGAACCTCGCCTGGATCCTCCTCGGGGTGCTCGGTGGCATCGTGATGCCCACCCAGCGCATTCCCGCGCTGGCCCCCGTGGTCGGGTTCCTCCCCTCGGGGGCGCTCGGCGATGCGGTGCGCTCGGCCTTCCTCGAAGGCACCCTCAACGTCCCTGCCGCCGTCGTGCTCGTCCTGTGGACCGTGCTCGCCGGCGTCGCCGCTATTCGCTGGTTCCGATGGAGCTGA
- a CDS encoding helix-turn-helix transcriptional regulator has product MQAEPRPDAEDRTRDRVLSAVLEHGPVSAAELGDMLNVTPAAVRRHLDALTEAGVVEVKRVATSGTGAGRPARRYVLTSRGQSTIGDDYLDIARKALERLSELGGAGAVEDFAHERFAAMERRYRPLVDAAGSDVAARSRALAEALTADGFVASAATVQGKAPLPAHLASVQLCQGHCPVQQLAAEFPVFCDSETAAFSRLLGVDVRRLSTLAQGGHVCTTHIPTGRAQLTGHASETTTEQQERP; this is encoded by the coding sequence ATACAGGCTGAACCGCGGCCCGACGCCGAGGACCGCACGCGCGACCGCGTCCTCAGCGCGGTCCTTGAGCACGGTCCCGTGAGCGCGGCCGAGCTCGGCGACATGCTCAACGTCACCCCGGCCGCCGTGCGGCGCCACCTCGACGCCCTGACCGAGGCCGGCGTCGTGGAGGTCAAGCGGGTCGCGACGTCGGGCACGGGCGCCGGGCGCCCCGCCCGCCGCTACGTTCTCACCTCGCGCGGCCAGTCGACCATCGGGGACGACTACCTCGACATCGCCCGCAAGGCGCTCGAGCGGCTCTCCGAGCTGGGCGGCGCCGGCGCGGTCGAGGACTTCGCCCATGAGCGCTTCGCGGCCATGGAGCGGCGCTATCGTCCGCTCGTGGACGCTGCGGGCAGCGACGTCGCTGCACGTTCCCGGGCCCTTGCAGAGGCCCTCACCGCGGACGGCTTTGTCGCCTCCGCTGCGACGGTGCAGGGCAAGGCGCCGCTCCCCGCGCACCTCGCGAGCGTCCAGCTGTGCCAGGGGCATTGCCCCGTGCAGCAGCTCGCTGCCGAGTTCCCGGTGTTCTGCGACAGCGAGACGGCGGCATTCTCGCGCCTCCTGGGCGTGGACGTCCGCAGGCTCTCGACGCTCGCGCAGGGCGGCCACGTGTGCACAACCCACATTCCTACCGGGCGGGCCCAGCTCACGGGCCACGCCTCCGAGACCACAACCGAGCAGCAAGAGAGGCCGTGA
- the sufB gene encoding Fe-S cluster assembly protein SufB, which yields MTDQIAENRTSTGGDQAGAGSTVIAEILEKNPELHGIGTYEYGWADKDDAGAHARRGLSEDVVRDISSKKGEPEWMLDLRLKGLKYFDRKPMPLWGADLSGIDFDNIKYFVRSTEKQAQSWEDLPEDIRTTYERLGIPEAERSRLVAGVAAQYESEVVYHQIREDLEAQGVIFLDTDTALKEHPEFFTEYFGTVIPAGDNKFASLNTAVWSGGSFVYVPKGVHVEIPLQAYFRINTENMGQFERTLIIADEDSYVHYIEGCTAPIYTSDSLHSAVVEIIVKKGARVRYTTIQNWSTNVYNLVTKRAICHEGATMEWIDGNIGSKVTMKYPAVYLVGEHAKGETLSIAFAGEGQHQDTGSKMVHIAPNTKSSIVSKSVARGGGRSAYRGLVQVREGAKHSANTVRCDALLVDTISRSDTYPYIDIREDDVVLGHEATVSRVSEEQLFYLMSRGMPEDEAMAMIVRGFIEPIARELPMEYALELNRLIELQMEGSVG from the coding sequence ATGACGGATCAGATAGCTGAGAACCGCACCTCGACGGGCGGTGACCAGGCGGGTGCCGGGTCCACGGTGATCGCCGAGATCCTGGAGAAGAACCCGGAGCTCCATGGGATCGGCACCTACGAGTACGGATGGGCCGACAAGGACGATGCCGGCGCGCACGCGCGCCGCGGCCTCAGCGAGGACGTGGTCCGGGACATCTCGTCCAAGAAGGGCGAGCCCGAGTGGATGCTCGATCTCCGCCTCAAGGGCCTGAAGTACTTCGACCGCAAGCCCATGCCGCTGTGGGGTGCCGACCTCTCCGGCATCGACTTCGACAACATCAAGTACTTCGTCCGCTCCACCGAGAAGCAGGCGCAGTCGTGGGAGGACCTCCCCGAGGACATCCGCACCACCTACGAGCGCCTCGGCATTCCCGAGGCCGAGCGGTCCCGGCTCGTGGCCGGCGTCGCGGCCCAGTACGAGTCCGAGGTCGTGTACCACCAGATCCGCGAGGACCTTGAGGCCCAGGGCGTGATCTTCCTCGACACGGACACCGCGCTCAAGGAGCACCCGGAGTTCTTCACCGAGTACTTCGGCACCGTGATCCCGGCCGGCGACAACAAGTTCGCCTCGCTCAACACGGCCGTGTGGTCCGGCGGCTCGTTCGTGTACGTGCCCAAGGGCGTCCACGTCGAGATCCCGCTTCAGGCCTACTTCCGCATCAACACGGAGAACATGGGCCAGTTCGAGCGGACGCTGATCATCGCGGACGAGGACTCCTACGTCCACTACATCGAGGGCTGCACCGCCCCGATCTACACGTCCGACTCGCTGCACTCGGCCGTCGTCGAGATCATCGTGAAGAAGGGCGCCCGCGTCCGGTACACGACGATCCAGAACTGGTCGACCAACGTGTACAACCTCGTGACCAAGCGCGCCATCTGCCACGAGGGCGCCACCATGGAGTGGATCGACGGCAACATCGGCTCGAAGGTCACCATGAAGTACCCGGCCGTGTACCTGGTCGGGGAGCACGCCAAGGGCGAGACCCTCTCGATCGCGTTCGCCGGCGAGGGCCAGCACCAGGACACCGGGTCGAAGATGGTCCACATCGCGCCGAACACGAAGTCCTCCATCGTCTCCAAGTCGGTGGCCCGCGGCGGCGGCCGCTCGGCGTACCGCGGCCTCGTGCAGGTCCGCGAGGGCGCAAAGCACTCCGCCAACACGGTGCGCTGCGACGCGCTGCTCGTGGACACCATCTCGCGCTCCGACACGTACCCGTACATCGACATCCGTGAGGACGACGTGGTGCTCGGCCACGAGGCGACCGTCTCCCGCGTGTCCGAGGAGCAGCTCTTCTACCTCATGTCCCGTGGCATGCCCGAGGACGAGGCCATGGCGATGATCGTGCGCGGCTTCATCGAGCCGATCGCGCGCGAGCTCCCCATGGAGTACGCCCTCGAACTGAACCGCCTGATCGAACTGCAGATGGAAGGGTCCGTCGGCTGA
- a CDS encoding ABC transporter ATP-binding protein produces the protein MLQTGAPCLEIEGLVKDVGPVPSLDGRMKRVLAGVDLTANLGEITVILGVNGAGKTTTLECAQGLQRRTDGVVRLLGRDPETADAELRSRVGIMLQEGGLPPSARPLALLRHVAGMYTDPQPVDDLADRLGIHDFASTTIRRLSGGQKQRVALAAALVGRPEVVFLDEPSAGLDPQSRQLVVDLIDGLRKDGLGVILTTHLLDDAERLADVVHILDQGRVVTSGTVAEILAERQDVQTRLTLRCTPGLQLAEAFGARAAGGALAVTETSAGLYTVDGELTPADLVSVTSWLATRGIMPDTLELGRANLQDVFLAIAAESAEATDARTARPGRAA, from the coding sequence GTGCTACAGACCGGTGCCCCCTGCCTCGAGATCGAGGGCCTTGTGAAGGATGTGGGGCCAGTCCCCTCGCTTGACGGCCGCATGAAGCGGGTCCTCGCCGGTGTCGACCTCACCGCCAATCTGGGCGAGATCACGGTCATCCTCGGCGTCAACGGCGCCGGCAAGACCACCACTCTCGAGTGCGCGCAGGGCCTGCAGAGGCGCACGGACGGCGTCGTGCGCCTCCTCGGACGCGACCCCGAGACGGCCGACGCCGAACTGCGCTCCCGCGTGGGCATCATGCTCCAGGAGGGCGGCCTGCCCCCCTCGGCCCGCCCGCTCGCGCTCTTGAGGCACGTGGCAGGAATGTACACGGACCCGCAGCCGGTGGACGACCTCGCAGACCGCCTCGGCATCCATGATTTCGCCTCGACGACGATCCGGAGGCTCTCGGGCGGCCAGAAGCAGCGCGTGGCGCTCGCGGCGGCCCTGGTGGGCCGGCCCGAGGTCGTCTTCCTCGACGAGCCCAGCGCCGGCCTCGACCCCCAGTCTCGGCAGCTCGTCGTCGACCTCATCGACGGCCTCCGCAAGGACGGGCTCGGCGTCATCCTCACAACGCACCTCCTCGACGACGCCGAGCGGCTCGCCGACGTCGTCCACATCCTCGATCAGGGCCGCGTCGTCACGAGCGGCACTGTTGCGGAGATCCTCGCCGAGCGGCAGGACGTCCAGACCCGGCTGACGCTACGGTGCACCCCGGGGCTCCAACTGGCCGAGGCATTCGGTGCCCGGGCCGCCGGCGGCGCGCTCGCCGTCACCGAGACGAGCGCCGGACTCTACACGGTCGACGGCGAGCTGACGCCAGCAGACCTTGTCTCCGTCACCTCATGGCTCGCCACGCGCGGCATCATGCCGGACACCCTCGAACTCGGACGCGCGAACCTCCAGGACGTGTTCCTGGCCATCGCCGCGGAATCTGCCGAGGCCACGGACGCCAGGACCGCCCGGCCCGGGAGGGCGGCATGA